CCTTGATTTTGCCGTCAGCCACCTCGCTAAAAACTAGAATTTGGGTGAGTAGTTACGAAAAAAGTCGCAAGTTCGAACATGTGTTGTGACCTTCGAAACGTCGAAAGCGAAAGAAACTGAGTGGTTTGAGCGGCAAAAAGAAGGACAGAGTGCGCCCATGGTTCGACAGGCTCACCACGAGCGTGGACGACCACATCATCAGCTAATATCCTGATTAAAAAAACCGTCATTTTCCGGGACGGTTTGGTCAAAGGCAGCATCGTTGTCAACTGGCACGCATTCGGATTGCGCGAACGCAAGGCCGTCCGTGGCGACGTTGCGGTCGAAGGTTATCTTGGGCGGAGCTCGCGATATCTCAGGGATGACCTTGCATATCCATCGGGCATCAAAGACGAACTCCTTCAAGTCCATGGCGGTTCCACAGCGGGGGCATTTGATGGGTATCTCGCCAAAAACCCTGGCGATAAGCGCTTTTGCACAGATATCGAGGCCTTAGCCTCAATAGAAAACAGATACTTACTGCGTGGTTTTTAACCCTAAAATCGACTCAAAAACCTCCACGAAATGTCTATTAGCTCCGATTTCTAACTTGTAAACTTCAGTTCGAGGCCGAGGCGGGCACGTCAGGGCCAAATTATCATTGAAATTTCATATATAGACATTGACTTTTCATGGGTATTTCTGTAGCCTGTAAGTATGATAAGAAGAAAAAGGGCAGAAGATGCTGTATTGAAAAGGATAAAGAACTTTCCAGTTGTTGCTATATTGGGAGCAAGGCAGGTTGGTAAAACCACGCTAGCCAAAAGCCTTAAATACGACCATTTTTTTGACCTTGAAAACCCTCGTGATGAACTACGTCTTAAAGAACCACACCTTGCACTTGAAAACTTAGAAGGGCTTATTGTCATTGATGAAATTCAAAGGAAACCAAACCTCTTTCCTTTACTTAGATTTTTGGTTGACCAAAAGAAAAAACAAAAATTCCTCATTTTAGGCAGTGCATCACGTGATTTAATAAAACAAAGCTCGGAAACTTTAGCCGGAAGAATTGCTTATTTCCAGCTTGGCACTTTTGCATTGGATGAAGTCGGAAATAAATCTTTGCAGAAATTGTGGTTATATGGGGGATTCCCACAGTCTTTCTTATCGAAAACAATTGAAGAAAGTAGACTATGGCGAAACAACTTTATTACATCCTTTTTAGAGCGCGATATCCCTCAACTTGGTATTCATATACCAGCAAATACTCTTCGGAGATTTTGGATGATGATAAGTCATTACCATGGACAGGTTTTAAACTATTCTGAGTTAGGCCGCTCTTTTGGTATTTCTGATATGACCGTTAGACATTACCTTGATATACTAGTAGGAACTTTTATGGTTCGCATTCTTCAACCTTGGCATGAAAACCTTTCTAAAAGACAAATTAAAAGCCCCAAAATTTATATTAAAGACAGCGGACTATTCCATACCTTACAAACTATTGATTCTAAATCTTCTCTATTTGCTCATCCAAAGCTTGGAGCTTCGTGGGAAGGTTTTGCCTTGGAAAATGTTATTCAAATACTTGATATTGATGAAGAACAGATTTTCTTTTGGGGGACCCATTCAGGTGCGGAATTAGATTTGATGTGGCAAGCACATGGTAAACGTTATGGGATTGAATTTAAATATGCTGATGCTCCGGCAAAAACAAAATCAATGATGTCGGCAATTGAAAACTTAAATTTAAATCACATTTGGGTTGTTAATCCCGGCGAGGCAAATTATCCGATTGACAAAAAAATAACGGCAATTGGTCTGAACGATTTAAATAATTTAACACTGTCCTTCACGAGTCCATGCGACATGAACGGTTTGAAGGCATCGACCAAGGGATCAAGACCTCCCGGATAATGCTTAAGGCAATAGTAGATATCCCACGCGTCTTTTTCCTTCATGCGATCGGCGAGCGCCATACCCTTCATGACGATGAAAGGAACGATTGACGCGACGCGAACGGTTACGGAATCTTTTCCGCCTTCAGGAAGCACGCCTTAATAGCCTCTTGAGCCTGAGGCTCCAATTTTGACCCCGTTTGTTTCATTATTATGGTACCTTTCAGCATTTGCGGAAAGCCATTATAAGCTTAGCAAAAACAATAATTATTTCAACGATGTTCAATGAATTTTTTCACCGTCTTATACTGGCTCTCTCCGTCAAGTCCCGCCTCTTCCAATACTTTGTAGGCCTGGCCGCTTCCCATGTAGTGGCCCTTCATGAAGGGGTGCATGCTGGCGCGTCGGCCCTTTTCCGACGACACGAACTTGTAAAGTGTTGGAAGCGTAAAACCGGTTATTCCTATCGCCTCTCTTCGTAAGCTTTCGGAGAATATCTTATCCTGTTCATCTTTGGGAAGCCTGTCGAAGAGCTCGACGCTCGCGACATAATAGATGTTTAGGTTTAGCCCGTCCTTATCAAGCCGTGGTAGCACCTGTTCAATGAACGTATAGGTAACGCCCGATTCCTGAAGGACTATGGCGCCGTCCGCCTTGTCACCGGCCGAGCGAAGTGCGTAGACGCCATTTGTTGCATTGACTGCGGGCGCGAGTTTAAGGGCTACTCTATCAGGCACCTTTTCGTTGGGCCTTGTAACGAACGGGGTGATTATTGCTGGGCGTGCCTGAAGGGCCGCCGTCATTAAAGGCCATATTTCCTGAGGGTCCCAAGGGGTCAGCGATATCATCACATCGGAAGGGAAGTTCTCCTGAACTATCTGGAGCGCCTGCGGATCGGCGTGTGTTGGTCCGTCTTCGCCCGTTTTAAGTCCCGTGTGAGCGCATATGGCTACGAACGGATGATAGCTGCCCCCGAACGTGTGGACCCTTGCCTGTTGGCCTATTCCGTGGAGTCTCATTGTGATATGTTGCAGGGCCGCTATGAAGGCGGCATATGAAGAACCTACGCCGATATGTTTTCCGAATGCGGAGATACCGCTCATGACGCCGCCTATGCCGTCTTCGCATATGCCGCCTACCGATAAGGCGCGTGAAAAAGGTCTTGCTCCGGAATTGTAGAAACCTTCGGGGAAACCCTTGTAGACGTTATTAACGCTGGTCGAACCAAGAAGGTCGGCAGATGCCGAGAGTATGGCGCCGCCGCTCTCTTTATTATAATAGTTCAATATATCACCAAGAACACCTCGAAGCGTGATGGAATCGCCCACCTTAAGCTTGAGCGCTTCAGGTGCATTGTCTATTTTATGTCTCTTTTTATCGTAGATAACTTCTGCGTTAGGGGCGTTCTCCCTCGGTTTTCTTCCAAGCGTCTTTAATCTCTTGGCGGCATCTTCGGTCTTTCCTGCCAGGAAATTGGCGGATTCCTTGTTGGCCTCGGCCATCTTTCTTAAGGTGAGAAGCGTATTAAAGTAATGGCTCTCTACGTTATTGTCATCGGAGCCGCCTTCAAAACGCGGGAATTTGATGCCTGTTGCATCTTCAGCATCTTTAAGCGCGGCGTAGTAACCTTCGGAGCAGAACTTATGACCCGCGCCGTGGCTTGCCCTTCCTTCTATTCCGTATTTCCAGCCCTTTATCGTGCGGTAAACGATCGCGGTCGGCTGATCGTTCTTTATCTCTTTTAACAGCCTTTGAGCCACAAATACTTGAGTGAAGTCTTTTCCATCGGGAACTATTATGACGTTCCAGTCATTAAGATATGCGAACTCCACAGGGTCCCACTGGACATAATCACCGGGGCCTGTTTCGTCGCGCGTAACGTGGTTGGAGTCAATTGATGCCTGGTTCCAGTCGATGTGAACGGTCAAGTTCTTGAGTCCCGCTGTTGAAGCAAACGAGAACGCCTCTATCACGCGTCCAGGTGTCATTCCGCCTTCGCCTTCTATCACGTGAACGTGAGGGGCGTTCGCTGCGCCGAAATAGTCGATGGCCCCCATGGCGAGGCCGAAAGATGTTGCAACGCCAACGCCGGACGCTCCGGTGGATATCTTTATGAATGGAGTCGATGGCGCCGGGTGTCCGTCCAAAGCCTTAGCTTTATATTTCTTGAATAGCTCCGTTTCCTGTGTCGGGTTCCGTCTGAATCCCAAAAGGTCCTCAAGACGCATCTGATATTTTTCTTCTTTGGGCAGAATCGCCGGGCGTCCGATACGGACGAATTCGTTCCTCATCGCCCACATGGCGTAAAGACCAAGAGCTTTATGTCCGGCGGCGTAGGATATGAAGTCGTTGGAATCCTCATCCGGGTTGGTGAAGTTGTAATCCATCGTGTTGAAGATGATGGATTGGACAAAACGCCCGCTTGAAATGCTTCCGCCGGGATGTCCCGATGTGGGGACGTAATTGTACATTATCGCACAAAGTGTACGGTAGAGAAGGTCATAGAATTCGAAGTGGTTGATCTCTTCGGGGTTGAAATTGAACCTCTTGAGCTCGTCCTTTACGTTTAGAACAACCGCGCGTCTTTTTCCGAACTGTAATTCCATAAGGTCTCCTTTAGAATAACCGTTTGCCTTCCTTTACGAACGCCTCAAATCCGGCCCTATCTTTGCTTGCAGTATCCATCCTTTTAACCGCCTCGATAAGATCGTTCTTACCTGTCGCTATCGATATCCTTAGATAATGCATGTTCTCGGCGCCTATGCGACCGAACGATTTTCTGTCCATCGTTGCCACATAATATTTAAATAACATGAACATCTGGAAGATCGTGGAAGGGCTCGTCTTTGCCCCTGTCTCCGCCGGAAGCGATTCGAACGCATCGAAGACGCCAAGACTCTTGCAAAGACCCGAGATGTTGGGGAATGCGTAAAAGGCCCCTTTGGGAAGCTGGCATCTGACGCCTTCTATCTTGTTGAGCCCGTTCACCACGATATCGCGCCTCTCATGGAACGCCGAGACCATCGCGTGGATCGACTTTTTGCTTTCGGGAGAAGTGATGGCTGTGACCGCGCCCATCTGGTTGTAGGCCGGTATGCACGAGAAATAGTTGATGTTGAGGTTCTTGAACACTTGAGCTTCTTCGGCCGAGGGGAATACTGCCCAGCCGATGCGTCCGCCGGTCCAAGAGTAGCTCTTGGAGACGCCGCTGACTATTACCGTGTTCTTCTCCATTCCATGGAGGCTTGCTATTGAAAAGTTATGCTCTCCGTCGAATAGAATCTGTTCGTAGATCTCATCAGAATATATCCGGATATCTGGGTTCGCCTTTTCTTTTATAACCCTTGCTATGTCCACTATCTGTTCCTTGGTCGCTACTCCGCCCGTTGGGTTTGACGGGAAGTTTAGATAAATGAGCTTTGTGCGGGGCGTGATGAGCCTTGCAAGCTCTTCGCCTGTGAAGCTAAAACCCTTTTTTTCGTCTAAGTGAAGCGGCACAGGCTTGGCGCCGACATATTTAACGAAAGATTCATATATAGGAAAGCCGGGAGATGGATAGATTATCTCATCACCTGGGTTGCAATATGTCTGCTGGCAGAGGCCGATGGGAGGTTTTCCGCCGGGGAATACCACGACCCTGTCGGGTGCGATATTAAGGCCTCTCGATTCGCCGATATATTTTGCCACTGCTTCTCTCAAAGGGAGTATCCCTTGGGGATCGCAGTAGTGTGTCATGTCCTTATCGAGCGCCGCCTTGATGGCGTCGACAATATGTTTGGGGAGAGCAAAGTCCGGTTCTCCCAGATTGCATTTTATCACCTTGTGGCCCTCTTTTTCTATGCCGGCGATGTATGGGCCGACCTTGAAGGCGTTCTCGGTGTCGATCATCAAGGTTCTTTCGGAATAGAGTGTCATGCTTGTTTCTCCTTGTCATCCCAGCGAAAGCGGGGACCCCTCTTGCATACTCTAGATTCCCGCTTTTGCGGGAATGACAGTGGGGCCACTTAAGCACCCTTAGCGAGATCTAGTCAACACTTTTGGTATTTTTGGGCGAATTTAAGAATAGTTTTGGCGAGCGAATTCTTCGACCGGTTATTTATGGAAAATTTGAGACCGGTTCTGGTGATAACGGTAGCCGACGAACTCTCCTTACCGATGACATTTGCCATATTGGCGACTATAATGTCGCAGTTCTTTGCCTTTAGTTTTGCATAGGCGTTCTTAACGAGGTTGTCTGTTTCAAGGGCAAAGCCTATTAGAAGCTGGTTCTTGCGCTTATGTTTTCCCAGCCAGGCCAAGATGTCAGGGTTTGGAATAAGATGAAGTGCGTAGGTGCGTAAGTGCGTAAGTGCGTGAGTTTTTTTGATCTTTTGTCTGGAGTATTTAGCCGGTCTGAAATCGGCAACCGCGGCGGCGCATATGATGATATCGGCCGACCTGTAGCATTTCTTGACACTTTCGAACATTTCCCTCCCCGAAACCACAGAAAAGGGTCGGACCCCTAGAGGGGGGTATTTTTTTATATGGCCGTGTATGAGCGTTACGCTTGCTTTTAATGCCGTCGCAGAACGCGCAAGGGCAAGTCCCATGGCCCCGCTTGAGTCGTTGGAAATATAGCGAACAGGGTCCAAATATTCCCTTGTGGGGCCGGCGGTGATCAGGACTTTGAGCATGTCTTTTTAATGAATTCCACTATCTTTGATATGTCGGCCATCCTGCCAACGCCTTTATAGCCGCAGGCAAGTTCTCCTTCTTCAGGATCTATGAATTGATATTTAAGATCCCTCAGGTGCTTTATGTTCCCTTGAGTTATCGGATTCTCCCACATGTTGACGTTCATTGAAGGGGCAAAGACGACCCGCGCCTTCGTTGCGCAGATTGTGGTCGTAAGCAGGTCGTCGCATATGCCATGAGCCACCTTTGCTATTACATTTGCGCTGGCGGGGGCTATCGCCAGAACATCGGCCCTGTCGGCGAGGGAGATGTGGATCGTGATTCGCGGATCATGTTTCGTATTTTTTTCTCCGGCCTCATACTTCCAGCTTTTCGCCTCTGGGTGTATTAGCGCGAACATGTCGGTGTGCACCGGATTATTCGAAAGCGTTTGCAACGTCAACGGTGTCACAAAGTTCTGGGCGGCTTCCGTCACAATGACATGCACATCGGCTCCGGCTTTAGCGAGTTCCCGAACCAGTTCGCATGTTTTGTAAGCGGCGATCCCGCCGGTTATTCCTATCACCACGGTTTTTCCTTTTAATGTAGTCATGAGGAGGTACCAGATATCCCACGGGATAATCCTTGTCAAGGAGGCCATTATTCGAAGCAGGTGTAATAGTTGATGCCGGATGCCTCCAAAACAACAAAAGGTATCGTTGCATTTTAATGTGCAATATGTACAAAAAATTGACATTATCTATAAAGATGCTATAATTACCATCAGTTAAGAGTTTAATATGAAATATGTCCTAAAAGAAACGCTGTTCAAAAAAATCCTTTCAAAACAAGGCTTTAATAGTGTTTTTGACTTTTCAAAAAAAACGGCCATTCACAGAAATACCATCCTTAGCTATCTCTACGGGAAGGATGTTTTTTCGTCTTCATTCAAGAGAATAGCCGACATATTAAAAGAAGACCCGCTTGCTCTCATTGAGCCGGTTTCAAATATTGAAGAAAATATCTCCAACATAGATGAGATAGAATGCCTTACGGCGGCGCTTATCAAAAAAGACCCAGATATTGCGGTGATTCTCTTGGGGTCAAGGGCAAAAGGGACTGCTAAAAAATATTCGGACTGGGACATTGGAATAACACGTGGACAAAGCCCTATTTCGGGGATAGAATATTTGAGGCTAAAAAACATAGTTGACGAGACAACAGAAGATATTCCCCGCATTGTTGATCTTGTGAATCTGGATGCTGCACCGCTGTGGTTCTTAAATGGAATAAATTATGAACCGGTATTTTTAGACGGGAACAGGGACTCGTACCTATACTTCAAGGGAGTTCTATATGGCGTCAAAAAGAGCGGCCAAGCTTGACACGGCGTTAAAACGTCTTCAGTCGGCGATAAAGGCCTACAAAGAAGCGAACGAAGACAATGACCTTGAGTTCATGGCGCTTGTAAAGGCATTTGAGGTGGCCATAGAATATGCATGGCGGGAACTTAAGATCAAAGTGGAAGATGAAGGGCTGGATGCGCCGTCGCCAAAGGCTGCCGTTAAGCAGGCGGCCAAAATAGGAATAATATCTGAACCCGAAGCTTGGCTTTTGTGCATTGATGCACGCAATAACAGCGTTCATGATTATTTCGGGATATCGGAAAAAGAATATATGGTGCTGGCTGAAAAACTCGTTAAGCTTGCGAAAATATGATTGGCTCCAAAATACATCATTATAAGGAGATAGTGTCTACCAACGACATAGCCTTCGGTCTTGCAAAAAATGGCGCCGCGCACGGGGAGGTTGTTGTCGCAGAAACGCAGACAAAGGGCCGCGGAAGGATGGGACGTCTATGGGAGTCGCCCGCAGGCAGGAGTATCTGCATGTCGGTCATATTAAGACCAGACTCCTCGGTAGAGACTTCACCTTTGACGCTTGTTGTGGGGATAGCGGTTGCCGATGCGCTTAAGAATTTCACAAAAGGCGAACTCAAGGTCAAGTGGCCGAACGACATATGGCTGAACGGCAAGAAGCTGTGCGGAATATTGGCCGAAAAAGGAGACGGAGCCATTGTTGTTGGGATCGGGGTAAACGTTAATTCAGAGAAAAGCGACCTTTCCCCCGAAGTTTCCGGCATAGCCACTTCTTTAAAAGAAGAAGAGGGTAAGGCATTCGACCCAGAAGCTGTCCTGAAAAATATATGCGAGGAACTTGATAATTATTACAATGTGTTTGTAGCCGACGGGTTTGATCCGTTCGTCGCGCTTTACAACTCATGGTCGCTCATAAATGACAAAGAGGTTTCGGTTACTTTTAATAATGAAGTTACGAAAGGCGTTGCCATTGGTATAGATACGGATGGCGCGCTTCTTTTAAGGAAGGAAGGGGCCGTTAAAAAGATAATAGCGGGAGATGTTTCGTTATGCTTCTAGCAGTAGACGTGGGGAACACGAATATAACATTCGGTGTTTTTAAAGGGCGAAGACTTGTGAAGACATGGAGATATGTGACCCACAAAGTTGTCAAGTCGGTAGTTGACCAAGTTGCCAAGTTAAAACCTTTAATAGTGGATCATGTTGTTGTCTCAAGTGTGGTGCCGGAGATAGATCGCGCGCTCAAAAAGGCGCTCAAGAAAAAGTTCGGGGTCGCACCGCTATTTGTCACCTATAAGAACGCCGGAATAAAGATAGGATATCCAAAGCCAAAAGAGATAGGGGCCGAC
The sequence above is drawn from the Deltaproteobacteria bacterium CG11_big_fil_rev_8_21_14_0_20_49_13 genome and encodes:
- a CDS encoding biotin--[acetyl-CoA-carboxylase] ligase, whose product is MIGSKIHHYKEIVSTNDIAFGLAKNGAAHGEVVVAETQTKGRGRMGRLWESPAGRSICMSVILRPDSSVETSPLTLVVGIAVADALKNFTKGELKVKWPNDIWLNGKKLCGILAEKGDGAIVVGIGVNVNSEKSDLSPEVSGIATSLKEEEGKAFDPEAVLKNICEELDNYYNVFVADGFDPFVALYNSWSLINDKEVSVTFNNEVTKGVAIGIDTDGALLLRKEGAVKKIIAGDVSLCF
- a CDS encoding aspartate aminotransferase, which encodes MTLYSERTLMIDTENAFKVGPYIAGIEKEGHKVIKCNLGEPDFALPKHIVDAIKAALDKDMTHYCDPQGILPLREAVAKYIGESRGLNIAPDRVVVFPGGKPPIGLCQQTYCNPGDEIIYPSPGFPIYESFVKYVGAKPVPLHLDEKKGFSFTGEELARLITPRTKLIYLNFPSNPTGGVATKEQIVDIARVIKEKANPDIRIYSDEIYEQILFDGEHNFSIASLHGMEKNTVIVSGVSKSYSWTGGRIGWAVFPSAEEAQVFKNLNINYFSCIPAYNQMGAVTAITSPESKKSIHAMVSAFHERRDIVVNGLNKIEGVRCQLPKGAFYAFPNISGLCKSLGVFDAFESLPAETGAKTSPSTIFQMFMLFKYYVATMDRKSFGRIGAENMHYLRISIATGKNDLIEAVKRMDTASKDRAGFEAFVKEGKRLF